In Carya illinoinensis cultivar Pawnee chromosome 16, C.illinoinensisPawnee_v1, whole genome shotgun sequence, a single window of DNA contains:
- the LOC122298440 gene encoding ABC transporter I family member 17-like, with amino-acid sequence MPEEEEAGEQLLVVIREDEDRTKFRICNLTKQLEPAGVPILNGVNLDVPEGVILGIIGPSGSGKSTLLRALNRLWEPPLGTVFLDGRDIRELDVLNLRRKVGMLFQLPALFEGTVADNIRYGPQLIGKRLTDDEVFQLLRLADLDPSFLGKPGGELSVGQAQRVALARTLANKPEVLLLDEPTSALDPVSTENIETVLVNLKKKQGMTIIIVSHSIKQIQRIADIVCLLVNGEVVEVLKPEQLSEAKHPMAQRFLQLSS; translated from the exons ATGCCTGAAGAGG AGGAGGCTGGCGAGCAACTTCTGGTGGTGATCCGCGAAGATGAAGACCGGACGAAGTTTCGTATATGTAATCTGACCAAGCAATTGGAACCGGCGGGGGTTCCGATACTGAACGGGGTAAACTTGGACGTACCGGAGGGAGTGATCCTGGGGATCATAGGGCCGAGCGGGAGTGGGAAATCGACGCTGTTGAGAGCCCTTAATCGGCTGTGGGAGCCACCTCTGGGTACAGTCTTTTTGGACGGTCGTGATATTCGGGAACTAGATGTGCTTAATCTTCGCCGTAAGGTCGGCATGCTCTTCCAGCTTCCTGCTCTCTTCGAAG GCACGGTAGCGGACAACATTCGATATGGACCACAATTGATAGGAAAAAGGCTGACTGATGACGAGGTTTTCCAGTTGCTGAGGCTTGCAGACCTTGATCCCTCTTTTCTGGGCAAGCCTGGTGGAGAACTCTCTGTGGGTCAAGCTCAAAGAGTTGCTCTTGCTAGAACCCTAGCTAATAAACCAGAG GTTTTGTTGCTGGACGAGCCAACAAGTGCGTTGGATCCAGTATCGACAGAAAACATAGAAACTGTCCTGgtaaatctaaagaagaaacAGGGAATGACAATTATAATTGTCTCTCACAGCATCAAACAGATTCAGAGGATTGCTGATATTGTGTGTCTTCTTGTGAATGGTGAGGTTGTTGAAGTGTTAAAACCTGAACAACTCTCAGAAGCCAAGCATCCTATGGCACAAAGGTTTCTTCAACTCAGCTCAtag